A genome region from Arthrobacter sp. SLBN-100 includes the following:
- the whiA gene encoding DNA-binding protein WhiA has product MALTASVKEELSRLDIKKSSVRKAEVSAMLRFAGGLHIISGRIVIEAEVDLASTARRLRAAIAEVYGHQSEIIVVSAGGLRRASRYVVRVVRDGEALARQTGLLDGRGRPVRGLPSAVVNGSASDAEAVWRGAFLAHGSLTEPGRSSSLEVTCPGPESALALVGAARRLDIQAKAREVRGVDRVVIRDGDTIAALLTRMGAHDALMVWEERRMRKEVRATANRLANFDDANLRRSAQAAVAAGARVDRALEILGDDVPEHLKYAGELRVAHKQASLDELGRLADPVMTKDAIAGRIRRLLAMADKRAVDLGIPGTDANVTPEMLDE; this is encoded by the coding sequence ATGGCACTGACAGCATCAGTCAAGGAAGAACTTTCCCGTCTGGATATCAAGAAGTCATCAGTCCGGAAAGCGGAAGTCTCAGCCATGCTGCGCTTCGCCGGCGGACTGCACATCATCTCCGGCCGGATCGTTATCGAAGCCGAAGTGGACCTGGCCTCCACCGCCCGCCGCCTCCGCGCGGCTATCGCCGAAGTCTACGGACACCAGAGCGAAATTATCGTGGTGTCGGCCGGGGGACTGCGCCGCGCCAGCCGCTACGTGGTCCGTGTGGTGCGCGACGGCGAGGCGCTGGCCCGCCAGACAGGCCTGCTCGACGGCCGCGGCCGCCCTGTTCGGGGACTGCCGTCCGCCGTCGTCAACGGCTCCGCATCCGACGCCGAAGCGGTGTGGCGCGGTGCGTTCCTGGCCCACGGCTCACTCACCGAACCCGGGCGCTCCTCCTCGCTGGAAGTTACCTGCCCCGGCCCGGAATCGGCACTGGCACTGGTCGGTGCGGCACGCCGGCTGGACATCCAGGCGAAGGCACGCGAGGTCCGGGGAGTGGACCGCGTGGTCATCCGCGACGGCGACACGATCGCAGCCCTCCTCACCCGCATGGGCGCCCACGACGCCCTCATGGTGTGGGAGGAGCGCCGGATGCGGAAGGAAGTCCGCGCCACCGCCAACCGGCTCGCCAACTTCGACGACGCCAACCTGCGCCGTTCAGCCCAGGCCGCTGTGGCCGCAGGTGCCCGTGTCGACAGGGCGCTCGAGATCCTGGGCGACGACGTCCCGGAGCACCTGAAGTACGCCGGCGAACTCCGGGTGGCGCACAAGCAGGCCAGCCTGGACGAACTGGGCCGCCTGGCTGATCCCGTGATGACCAAGGACGCCATCGCCGGAAGGATCCGCCGGCTGCTGGCCATGGCCGACAAACGTGCCGTGGACCTCGGCATCCCGGGCACCGACGCCAATGTGACGCCTGAAATGCTGGACGAGTAA
- a CDS encoding superoxide dismutase translates to MTEYVLPELSYDYAALEPHISARIMELHHSKHHATYVAGANNALAQLAEAREKGDFANINRLSKDLAFHTGGHVNHSVFWNNLSPDGGDKPEGELAAAIDDAFGSFDAFRAQFSAAALGLQGSGWGFLAYEPIGGNLVIEQLYDQQGNTALGTTPLLMLDMWEHAFYLDYVNVKADYVKAFWNIVNWADVAKRFEAARTNATGLITLP, encoded by the coding sequence GTGACCGAGTACGTACTGCCTGAACTCAGCTACGACTACGCTGCCCTGGAGCCGCACATTTCTGCGCGCATCATGGAGCTGCACCACAGCAAGCACCACGCCACGTACGTGGCCGGCGCCAACAACGCCCTGGCGCAGCTGGCCGAAGCCCGCGAGAAGGGCGACTTCGCCAACATCAACCGGCTGTCGAAGGACCTCGCGTTCCACACCGGCGGACACGTCAACCACTCCGTGTTCTGGAACAACCTCTCCCCGGACGGGGGCGACAAGCCGGAAGGCGAGCTGGCAGCGGCCATTGATGACGCTTTCGGTTCCTTCGACGCATTCCGTGCCCAGTTCTCCGCAGCCGCCCTCGGCCTGCAGGGTTCCGGCTGGGGCTTCCTGGCCTACGAGCCCATCGGCGGAAACCTGGTCATCGAGCAGCTCTACGACCAGCAGGGGAACACCGCGCTGGGCACCACCCCGCTGCTGATGCTGGACATGTGGGAGCACGCCTTCTACCTGGACTACGTCAACGTCAAGGCCGACTACGTCAAGGCATTCTGGAACATCGTGAACTGGGCCGACGTCGCCAAGCGCTTCGAGGCCGCACGCACCAACGCCACGGGCCTCATCACCCTCCCCTAG
- the gap gene encoding type I glyceraldehyde-3-phosphate dehydrogenase gives MTTRIGINGFGRIGRNYFRAALAQGADLEIVAVNDLTSPEALAHLFKYDSVGGRLKETIEVKDGNIVVNGNVIKVLAERDPANLPWGELGVDIVIESTGFFTKAAAAQKHIDAGAKKVLISAPASDEDITIVMGVNHGLYDNATHHIISNASCTTNCLGPLAKVINDEFGIERGLMTTVHAYTADQNLQDGPHSDLRRARAAAINMVPTSTGAAKAIGLVLPELKGKLDGYAIRVPVPTGSATDLTVTVSRETTVEEVNAALKRAAESEELQGFLTYTDEPIVSSDIVGDPASSIFDSGLTKVIGNQVKVVSWYDNEWGYSNRLVDLTELVASKLG, from the coding sequence GTGACGACCCGTATTGGTATCAACGGCTTTGGCCGTATTGGCCGCAACTACTTCCGCGCAGCACTCGCACAGGGCGCGGACCTGGAGATCGTTGCAGTCAACGACCTCACCAGCCCGGAAGCCCTGGCCCACCTGTTCAAGTACGACTCCGTCGGCGGCCGGCTGAAGGAAACCATCGAGGTCAAGGACGGCAACATCGTCGTCAACGGCAACGTCATCAAGGTGCTGGCCGAGCGCGACCCCGCCAACCTGCCCTGGGGCGAGCTCGGCGTGGACATTGTCATCGAATCCACCGGCTTCTTCACCAAGGCTGCAGCCGCGCAGAAGCACATCGATGCAGGCGCTAAGAAGGTCCTGATCTCTGCCCCGGCGTCCGATGAAGACATCACCATCGTCATGGGCGTGAACCACGGCCTGTACGACAACGCCACGCACCACATCATCTCGAACGCTTCGTGCACCACCAACTGCCTCGGTCCGCTGGCCAAGGTCATCAACGACGAGTTCGGCATCGAACGCGGCCTGATGACCACGGTCCACGCCTACACGGCCGACCAGAACCTGCAGGACGGCCCGCACAGCGACCTCCGCCGTGCACGCGCCGCAGCCATCAACATGGTTCCCACCTCCACCGGTGCAGCCAAGGCCATCGGCCTGGTACTGCCCGAGCTCAAGGGCAAGCTGGACGGCTACGCCATCCGCGTTCCCGTGCCCACCGGCTCCGCCACCGACCTCACGGTCACCGTCTCCCGTGAGACCACCGTGGAGGAAGTGAACGCCGCCCTCAAGCGTGCCGCTGAATCCGAGGAGCTGCAGGGCTTCCTGACCTACACGGATGAGCCCATCGTCTCCTCCGACATCGTTGGCGACCCGGCCTCGTCCATCTTCGACTCCGGCCTGACCAAGGTAATCGGCAACCAGGTCAAGGTTGTTTCCTGGTATGACAACGAATGGGGCTATTCAAACCGCCTCGTTGACCTTACGGAGCTTGTCGCATCCAAGCTGGGCTAG
- a CDS encoding phosphoglycerate kinase gives MTSHTLNELIAEGVRGRYILVRSDLNVPLDGSTVTDDGRIKASLPVLSKLTDAGARVLVTAHLGRPKGAPEDKYSLRPAVARLAELADFKVSLAGDTVGSSAKEAAASLQDGEVLVLENVRFDARETSKDDAERGAFADELVALTGDNGAYVDDAFGAVHRKHASVYDVATRLPSYLGDLVHTEVEVLRKLTADTQRPYVVVLGGSKVSDKLAVINNLLGKADTILVGGGMLFTFLAAAGHKVASSLLEEDQIPVVQDYLKRAADAGTEFVVPTDVVVAEKFAADAAHETVAADAIEGSSFGAQGIGLDIGPDSAAAFAERIKGAKTVFWNGPMGVFEFEAFSAGTRAIARALTEAGAFTVVGGGDSAAAVRTLGFADDQFGHISTGGGASLEYLEGKELPGLSVLDR, from the coding sequence ATGACATCTCACACCCTCAACGAACTCATCGCTGAAGGTGTCCGCGGGCGGTACATTCTGGTTCGAAGTGACCTGAATGTGCCGCTCGACGGCTCTACAGTCACTGACGACGGCCGCATCAAGGCCTCCCTCCCAGTGCTGTCAAAGCTCACGGACGCCGGTGCCCGCGTGCTGGTAACAGCCCACCTCGGACGCCCTAAGGGCGCCCCTGAGGACAAATACTCCCTCCGCCCCGCGGTCGCCCGACTGGCGGAGCTGGCGGACTTCAAGGTTTCCCTGGCCGGGGACACCGTGGGCAGTTCTGCCAAGGAAGCTGCAGCCTCCCTGCAGGACGGTGAAGTGCTGGTCCTGGAGAACGTGCGCTTCGATGCCCGCGAAACCAGCAAGGACGACGCCGAGCGCGGCGCCTTCGCTGACGAGCTGGTGGCCCTGACCGGCGATAATGGAGCCTACGTGGATGACGCCTTCGGCGCCGTGCACCGCAAGCATGCCAGCGTGTACGACGTCGCCACCCGGCTGCCGTCCTACCTGGGTGACCTCGTACACACCGAGGTGGAGGTGCTGCGCAAGCTGACTGCTGACACTCAACGCCCCTACGTGGTAGTGCTCGGCGGTTCAAAGGTCTCGGACAAGCTGGCAGTCATCAATAACCTGCTCGGCAAGGCAGACACCATCCTGGTGGGCGGCGGCATGCTGTTCACCTTCCTCGCCGCGGCCGGCCACAAGGTTGCCTCCAGCCTCCTGGAAGAAGACCAGATCCCCGTGGTCCAGGACTACCTGAAGCGCGCAGCAGACGCCGGCACCGAATTTGTGGTGCCCACGGACGTGGTGGTGGCGGAGAAGTTCGCTGCTGACGCCGCCCACGAGACCGTTGCCGCGGACGCCATCGAAGGCAGCAGCTTTGGAGCCCAGGGCATCGGCCTCGACATCGGACCCGACTCGGCAGCTGCTTTCGCCGAGCGGATCAAGGGTGCCAAGACTGTCTTCTGGAACGGCCCCATGGGTGTCTTCGAATTCGAAGCATTTTCTGCCGGCACCCGCGCCATCGCCCGGGCCCTCACGGAGGCCGGCGCGTTCACGGTAGTGGGTGGGGGCGACTCCGCCGCCGCAGTCCGCACCCTCGGGTTCGCGGATGACCAGTTCGGGCACATTTCCACCGGCGGCGGCGCCAGCCTGGAATACCTCGAAGGCAAGGAACTTCCGGGGCTCAGCGTCCTGGACCGGTAG